A part of Paenibacillus donghaensis genomic DNA contains:
- a CDS encoding DUF5693 family protein — MQQKWQRWNISSRKWLWMIVVVGIIAALPVVYDRLQTEKTSKTVEFVFDYRDLVDVASYRANPQDYLSQQLDRLKEAGVGSMAIYENNLEDFRKARRLMFWGASDIANQTNTVIPENENYTYVVFTSEANYEAIAPVIQESFSNLGIETESWSFRGQQGIIIRTPLEDATLKPMQPDPITMKMLHDKGFSIVPRLVDSLPYNQEAMTKLLASYEELGVKRILFEGESVKGFNDNEELKSLDDFTELLKEHGIGIAAIENIKKQQKGFNKLAYGLDYNVTRLYSLSESDSGLDPKKISDRFALATKDRNIRMLYLNTIPLRDTSKAQITDTLDNLITSLSEPGGAVEQIRDNGFTLGQATAFEVTDSAYQRYFKLVAVIGAVAMVALMISYFIPWLTLLAFGLGLLGSAGLMVLKPELFEQALALAVSISAPTVAVILAIRKINEMGPPLRANALTYAVMSPQRRLAHSLVLYVKTALISLSAVPFMIALLNNVTYSLVLNQFRGVSLLHLAPIALIALYVLLYRGDIAFKRAGLLEKVTMLLRRPIILAWVVAAGIVLVVGKYYLERTGNSGTAGPLEMFLRTFLENTVGVRPRNKEFMLGHPMFILGAFLAYRYRSAAFIFIIAVIAQLSMVDTFAHIHSPVIISLIRGLLGLGLGLVIGIIAVIVWQIAERCWKRWVPLLHK; from the coding sequence GTGCAGCAGAAATGGCAGCGTTGGAATATTTCATCGCGCAAATGGCTCTGGATGATCGTGGTGGTCGGCATTATTGCCGCCCTCCCGGTCGTCTATGATCGCTTACAGACGGAGAAAACATCCAAAACGGTTGAATTCGTATTTGATTACCGCGATCTGGTGGATGTAGCCAGTTACCGTGCGAATCCGCAGGATTATCTATCCCAGCAGTTGGATCGTTTGAAGGAAGCCGGCGTAGGGAGCATGGCGATTTATGAGAATAACCTTGAGGATTTCCGCAAGGCGCGCCGCCTAATGTTCTGGGGTGCGTCTGACATCGCCAATCAGACCAATACGGTCATTCCCGAGAATGAGAATTATACGTATGTGGTTTTTACCAGTGAGGCTAATTACGAGGCTATAGCCCCGGTTATTCAAGAAAGCTTCAGCAATCTTGGAATTGAGACAGAATCGTGGAGCTTCCGGGGACAGCAGGGAATTATCATTCGCACCCCTCTGGAGGATGCCACCTTGAAGCCGATGCAGCCTGATCCGATTACAATGAAGATGCTGCATGATAAGGGTTTTAGCATCGTTCCGCGTCTGGTGGATTCCCTGCCATACAATCAGGAAGCGATGACCAAACTGCTCGCAAGCTACGAGGAGCTGGGCGTCAAACGGATTCTTTTTGAAGGGGAGTCTGTCAAAGGCTTTAATGATAATGAGGAACTGAAGAGTCTGGATGACTTCACAGAGCTGCTCAAGGAGCATGGCATCGGCATTGCTGCGATTGAGAATATCAAAAAACAGCAAAAAGGGTTCAATAAGCTGGCATACGGGCTGGATTATAACGTTACCCGGTTGTATTCGCTTAGCGAAAGTGATTCCGGGCTTGATCCCAAGAAGATCTCCGACCGCTTTGCCCTGGCTACCAAGGACCGCAATATCCGGATGCTATACCTGAATACCATTCCGCTGAGGGATACCTCCAAAGCCCAGATTACAGATACGCTGGATAACCTCATTACAAGCCTGAGCGAGCCTGGGGGAGCTGTCGAGCAGATCCGTGACAATGGTTTTACGCTCGGACAAGCCACTGCTTTTGAGGTTACGGATTCCGCTTATCAGCGTTATTTCAAATTAGTAGCTGTTATTGGTGCGGTTGCAATGGTCGCCCTGATGATTTCCTATTTTATTCCTTGGCTGACGCTGCTTGCCTTTGGCCTCGGATTGCTTGGAAGTGCGGGATTAATGGTGCTGAAGCCGGAGCTGTTTGAGCAGGCCTTGGCACTTGCCGTGTCGATCAGTGCGCCAACGGTCGCGGTAATTCTGGCCATTCGCAAAATTAATGAGATGGGACCACCCCTGCGTGCCAATGCGCTAACTTATGCGGTTATGAGTCCGCAGCGGCGGCTGGCGCACAGCCTGGTGCTGTATGTGAAGACTGCACTCATCTCCTTAAGTGCTGTACCGTTTATGATTGCATTGCTCAACAATGTTACCTATAGCCTGGTCCTGAACCAGTTCCGGGGTGTAAGTCTGCTCCATCTGGCACCGATCGCACTTATCGCCTTGTATGTGCTTCTATACCGTGGGGATATTGCTTTCAAGAGAGCAGGTTTGCTGGAGAAGGTTACAATGCTGTTGCGCAGACCCATTATCCTGGCCTGGGTCGTTGCAGCCGGGATTGTATTGGTCGTCGGCAAATATTATCTGGAGCGTACCGGAAACAGCGGCACCGCAGGTCCGCTGGAAATGTTCCTGCGAACCTTCCTGGAGAATACGGTAGGCGTACGGCCACGCAACAAAGAATTTATGCTGGGACATCCGATGTTTATCCTTGGCGCTTTTCTTGCCTATAGATACCGCAGTGCCGCCTTTATCTTCATTATCGCAGTTATTGCCCAGCTCTCGATGGTCGATACCTTTGCCCATATCCATTCACCGGTGATCATTTCGCTGATCCGTGGGCTGCTTGGCCTGGGACTTGGTCTAGTTATCGGTATTATAGCGGTTATCGTATGGCAGATTGCTGAAAGGTGTTGGAAACGATGGGTGCCGCTTCTACACAAATAG
- the csaB gene encoding polysaccharide pyruvyl transferase CsaB produces MGAASTQIVISGYYGFRNSGDEAVLQSILIALQKHAEAGGIHIEPVVLSIDPEWTSTTYGVRSVHRMRLGEVRRAISESSGVISGGGSLLQDVTGTKSIPYYLGVLKLAQWMGKPTFIYAQGIGPVNRKWFHPMIKGVFRKCSYVSVRDEQSRQLLGSMGLQTGSIDVVPDPVMGLTLPDEQQFSEAAGLPHRPVNEHTLPLVGISVRFWEQDRRELDALTEGLLLASAEQPFHLRFLPFHHSSDNQASRYIMDKLTVGITQHGGSVSLCEDALHPQQMLREVGQCDLLIGMRLHSLIYAAGRRVPMVGVSYDPKIDHFLNRIDAAPIGRTADLTGEAVAGEVLQLLASQTAWRAAREPLIAALIQEAEAPAKRIVDYFHHEG; encoded by the coding sequence ATGGGTGCCGCTTCTACACAAATAGTAATCTCAGGGTATTACGGCTTCCGTAACAGCGGGGATGAGGCTGTGCTGCAATCGATCCTGATCGCTCTGCAGAAGCATGCTGAAGCTGGCGGAATCCATATAGAGCCGGTAGTTCTCTCGATTGATCCTGAATGGACTAGCACCACTTACGGTGTGAGGTCTGTTCACCGGATGAGGCTTGGCGAGGTTCGCCGGGCGATCTCCGAGAGCTCAGGGGTGATCAGCGGAGGCGGCAGTCTGCTGCAGGATGTAACAGGCACCAAAAGCATTCCGTATTATCTTGGGGTTCTTAAGCTTGCGCAGTGGATGGGCAAGCCAACTTTTATTTATGCCCAAGGCATCGGCCCCGTTAACCGCAAGTGGTTCCACCCTATGATCAAAGGGGTCTTTCGCAAGTGCAGCTATGTTTCTGTGCGCGATGAGCAATCACGTCAGTTGCTTGGTTCCATGGGGCTGCAGACAGGTAGTATTGATGTTGTGCCTGATCCTGTAATGGGTCTGACGTTGCCTGATGAACAGCAGTTCAGCGAAGCAGCGGGGCTTCCTCACCGTCCGGTTAATGAACACACACTTCCGCTGGTCGGAATATCAGTCCGGTTCTGGGAGCAGGACCGGCGGGAGCTTGATGCTCTTACTGAAGGACTGTTGCTGGCTTCTGCGGAGCAGCCGTTCCATCTGCGGTTCCTGCCTTTCCATCATTCTTCAGATAATCAAGCTTCGCGTTATATAATGGACAAGCTGACTGTTGGCATTACGCAGCATGGCGGTTCGGTCAGTCTGTGCGAGGACGCGCTGCATCCTCAACAGATGCTGCGTGAGGTAGGACAATGTGATCTGCTGATCGGTATGCGGCTGCATAGTCTGATCTATGCAGCCGGCAGACGGGTGCCGATGGTCGGTGTTTCTTATGATCCGAAGATCGATCATTTCCTGAACAGGATAGACGCCGCACCAATCGGACGAACTGCTGATCTGACGGGTGAGGCGGTTGCTGGGGAAGTGCTGCAGCTGTTGGCCTCGCAAACAGCCTGGAGAGCTGCACGGGAGCCGTTGATTGCTGCGCTCATTCAGGAAGCAGAGGCGCCAGCTAAACGAATTGTAGATTATTTCCACCATGAAGGGTGA
- a CDS encoding WecB/TagA/CpsF family glycosyltransferase, translated as MKAESVIPNVPIFGVRVSKIDMAATVAYLTDAVENRMPHQVITANPIMIMAALDNPSYMDIMKSAELVVPDGTGVVWAAEYCKEPVTERVAGFDLLHELLRVGESYHWKVYLLGSTPEVIQETSARLQMQYPGIVIAGYRDGFFGPDSDEEVIDGIKETAPDLLFVARGADSQEPWIAKYKSRLNIPVMMGVGGSFDVISGKTRRAPKAFQKVRMEWLYRLLKEPTRYKRMLALPKFVLKVVREKDKVTKVE; from the coding sequence GTGAAAGCAGAAAGTGTAATCCCCAATGTACCTATCTTTGGTGTTCGGGTATCCAAAATCGATATGGCTGCAACCGTAGCCTATCTTACGGATGCGGTAGAGAATCGTATGCCTCATCAAGTCATTACTGCAAATCCCATCATGATTATGGCGGCGCTGGATAATCCATCCTACATGGACATTATGAAATCGGCGGAGTTGGTTGTTCCCGACGGAACAGGAGTTGTATGGGCAGCTGAATATTGCAAAGAGCCTGTCACGGAGCGGGTTGCTGGATTTGACCTGTTACATGAATTGCTGCGGGTGGGAGAAAGCTATCATTGGAAAGTATATCTCCTGGGATCTACACCCGAGGTGATTCAGGAGACCTCCGCCAGATTACAAATGCAATATCCGGGGATCGTGATCGCCGGATATCGTGACGGATTTTTTGGACCGGATTCAGACGAGGAGGTTATCGACGGAATTAAGGAAACCGCTCCTGACCTCCTATTCGTCGCCCGGGGTGCAGACAGCCAGGAGCCTTGGATAGCCAAATACAAGTCCAGATTAAATATTCCCGTTATGATGGGAGTCGGGGGAAGCTTTGATGTGATTTCCGGCAAGACCCGCAGAGCACCCAAAGCCTTTCAAAAAGTACGGATGGAGTGGTTATACCGTCTTCTGAAGGAACCAACACGTTACAAAAGAATGCTTGCGTTGCCGAAATTCGTATTAAAAGTGGTGCGCGAGAAAGATAAAGTAACAAAAGTTGAGTGA
- a CDS encoding glycosyltransferase family 4 protein: protein MLMIYIAGFIVCMGLALGLTPFVKKFAIKIGATDVPNARKVHTRIMPRLGGLGIFLAFVLGLLAVLPIIPYDFTPREANFIKALLCGGGLIVLIGALDDRFELSAKVKLLGQLAAACIVVFGFGITVDFVNIPFNNTYSSLETWISVPLTIFWIVGVTNAVNLIDGLDGLAAGVSGIAIATIAVMALLMGNTMVALLCLLLLGSIVGFLFFNFHPAKIFMGDTGSLFLGFCLALLALLGFKQIAVVSFITPLLIIGVPLSDTFFAIVRRKLQKKPIFAPDKGHLHHCLRELGFSHRQTVLIIYGIAAFFGVLAVIQSSAALYEANWVTFVVICVMLFFLQIGAEITGVISKTKRPLIDFFIRLRVKANPQRGSK from the coding sequence ATGTTAATGATATACATCGCCGGATTCATCGTCTGCATGGGGCTAGCGTTAGGGCTGACGCCTTTTGTGAAGAAATTCGCTATAAAAATAGGCGCAACAGATGTTCCGAATGCCCGTAAAGTGCATACGAGAATTATGCCCCGCCTTGGCGGACTTGGTATTTTTCTGGCGTTTGTGTTAGGCCTGCTTGCCGTATTGCCAATTATTCCTTATGATTTCACTCCCCGGGAGGCTAACTTTATCAAAGCGCTGCTCTGTGGCGGCGGATTGATAGTACTCATTGGTGCGCTGGATGACCGGTTCGAATTGTCGGCCAAGGTGAAGCTGCTGGGTCAGCTAGCTGCAGCATGCATCGTAGTGTTCGGTTTTGGCATTACTGTGGACTTCGTAAATATTCCATTTAATAATACGTATTCTTCACTGGAAACATGGATATCTGTACCTCTGACGATCTTCTGGATTGTTGGGGTTACCAATGCCGTGAATTTGATTGACGGGCTGGACGGGCTTGCCGCCGGGGTGTCGGGCATAGCCATTGCCACCATTGCCGTGATGGCTTTGCTGATGGGCAATACAATGGTTGCGTTGCTCTGTCTGCTGCTGCTTGGAAGCATAGTCGGTTTTCTGTTCTTCAATTTTCATCCCGCTAAGATTTTTATGGGAGATACGGGTTCGTTGTTTCTTGGATTCTGTCTGGCCCTGCTTGCCTTGCTTGGCTTTAAGCAGATTGCGGTCGTTTCCTTTATCACTCCACTCCTGATTATCGGGGTTCCGCTTTCAGATACTTTCTTCGCGATTGTGCGGCGCAAGCTGCAGAAGAAACCAATTTTCGCTCCGGACAAAGGCCATCTGCACCACTGCCTCCGCGAGCTTGGCTTTAGCCATCGCCAGACGGTGCTGATCATTTATGGCATAGCTGCATTTTTCGGTGTGCTGGCCGTAATTCAATCTTCAGCTGCACTTTACGAAGCCAACTGGGTTACGTTTGTAGTGATTTGCGTCATGCTCTTCTTCCTGCAGATCGGTGCAGAAATTACCGGCGTGATCAGCAAAACCAAACGGCCGCTGATTGATTTCTTTATCCGCTTGCGTGTGAAGGCTAATCCGCAGCGCGGCTCCAAGTAA